One stretch of Rhizobium rhizoryzae DNA includes these proteins:
- a CDS encoding AMP-binding protein: MVDFNSASGFFRSTVAHADRLFYSDATRNVSYGEMGEAVRRFAGHFSRSERPKRIGILATRSFEAYAGILAAGFAGAAYVPINLKWPESRIVTLLGLMELDALVADVNGASLLTPDVLAAAPDCIVIADAAKKPAPSRSGQHIVHVSEVEAEPLSQPLPVEADDIAYIIFTSGTTGLPKGVMISAGSLANYLAESRSWTALTPDDRLAETCDVTFDLTVHNLFLCVEAGASLHILSSLEMMAPGRFVRAREITVWMSVPTLIAMMRRNGSLKPGIFPSLRLSIFCGEPLPVAAAEAWAAATPNGVVENIYGPTEGTVICMRQRLTTPPAETKGRGILAIGKPYDSMEIAILDSEQQVLPDGVPGEIALSGPQLAIGYLGAPEQTADRFRTIRGKRWYLTGDLGMRDKTGTYHHLGRTDNQVKLKGNRIELEEVEAHLRTAAETDVVAVVAWPVVDGSAQGLVGFCCSDKAASEIEAAMLQSLPRYMVPSEIRIQNSLPVNINGKVDRRALFQQLEEAIKAARSDAAE; this comes from the coding sequence GTGGTGGACTTCAATAGTGCGAGCGGTTTCTTCCGGTCCACCGTGGCGCATGCGGACCGGTTATTCTATTCGGATGCCACCCGCAATGTGAGTTATGGCGAGATGGGGGAGGCGGTCCGCCGCTTCGCGGGCCATTTCTCTCGGAGCGAACGCCCGAAGCGGATCGGTATACTCGCAACCCGCAGTTTTGAAGCCTATGCGGGCATTCTGGCCGCTGGCTTTGCCGGTGCCGCCTATGTGCCCATCAATCTCAAATGGCCGGAAAGCCGCATTGTCACGCTTCTCGGCCTCATGGAGCTCGATGCGCTGGTCGCCGATGTCAACGGCGCGTCTCTGTTAACGCCGGATGTGCTGGCTGCTGCGCCCGATTGCATCGTGATTGCCGATGCCGCGAAGAAGCCCGCGCCCTCCCGCTCGGGCCAGCATATCGTGCATGTATCGGAGGTCGAGGCTGAACCTCTTTCCCAGCCGCTACCCGTGGAAGCCGACGATATCGCCTATATCATCTTCACATCCGGCACGACGGGTCTGCCCAAGGGTGTGATGATCTCTGCCGGATCGCTGGCGAATTATCTTGCTGAAAGCCGTAGCTGGACGGCGCTGACGCCGGACGATCGCCTTGCCGAAACCTGTGACGTCACCTTCGACCTGACGGTGCACAACCTTTTTCTTTGCGTGGAGGCGGGTGCCTCGCTCCATATTCTCTCTTCGCTGGAAATGATGGCGCCGGGGCGCTTCGTGCGGGCGCGGGAGATCACCGTCTGGATGTCGGTGCCAACGCTGATTGCCATGATGCGGCGCAATGGCTCCCTGAAGCCCGGCATCTTTCCGAGCCTTCGCCTCTCCATCTTCTGCGGTGAACCTTTGCCGGTGGCCGCGGCTGAAGCCTGGGCGGCAGCAACGCCCAATGGCGTGGTGGAAAACATCTACGGCCCGACGGAAGGCACCGTCATCTGCATGCGCCAGCGGCTGACAACCCCGCCCGCGGAAACAAAGGGGCGCGGCATTCTGGCCATCGGCAAACCCTATGACAGCATGGAAATCGCGATCCTCGATAGCGAGCAACAGGTGCTACCGGATGGCGTTCCGGGTGAAATTGCTCTGTCCGGCCCGCAATTGGCAATCGGTTATCTGGGCGCACCGGAACAGACGGCGGATCGCTTCCGCACTATTCGTGGCAAGCGCTGGTATCTGACGGGTGATCTGGGCATGCGGGATAAGACCGGCACCTATCATCATCTCGGTCGTACCGATAACCAGGTGAAGCTCAAGGGCAACCGCATTGAGCTGGAAGAGGTGGAGGCGCATCTGCGAACGGCCGCCGAAACGGATGTGGTGGCGGTTGTCGCCTGGCCGGTGGTGGATGGCTCGGCGCAGGGGCTGGTGGGCTTCTGCTGTAGTGACAAAGCCGCAAGCGAGATCGAGGCGGCGATGCTGCAATCCTTGCCGCGCTACATGGTGCCATCAGAGATCCGCATCCAGAACAGCTTGCCGGTCAATATCAACGGGAAAGTCGACCGGCGCGCCCTGTTCCAGCAGTTGGAAGAGGCAATAAAGGCAGCAAGATCCGATGCAGCCGAATGA
- a CDS encoding alkylphosphonate utilization protein, whose protein sequence is MAADDDEYVYDEATGDWRPASELKAEAAKASEVRDASGNVLADGDSVVLVKDLKVKGAGQTLKQGTVIRSIRLTDNPEEIDCRYDAIKGLVLRTEFVRKR, encoded by the coding sequence ATGGCCGCCGATGACGATGAATATGTGTATGACGAGGCGACCGGCGACTGGCGTCCGGCTTCGGAACTGAAAGCCGAAGCGGCGAAGGCTTCAGAAGTACGCGATGCCTCCGGCAATGTTCTCGCGGATGGCGATAGCGTCGTGCTGGTCAAGGACCTCAAGGTCAAGGGCGCCGGACAGACCCTGAAGCAAGGCACTGTTATTCGCTCCATCCGCTTGACGGACAACCCGGAAGAAATCGACTGCCGTTACGATGCGATCAAGGGTCTCGTGCTGCGGACGGAATTTGTTCGCAAGCGGTAA
- a CDS encoding helicase HerA-like C-terminal domain-containing protein: MDDAGKLFLGGSRKPDDTLKKAEYLHLKFGNRHGLVTGATGTGKTVTLQVMAEGFSAAGVPVFCSDIKGDLSGIAAMGEPKDFLLKRAEQIQFADYDNAAFPTIFWDLYGEKGHRVRTTIAEMGPLLLARLMDATEAQEGVLNIAFKIADEGGLPLLDLKDLQALLTYMGEHAGEISQRYGFVSKASVGSLQRGLLVLEQQGAEHFFGEPALKITDIMRTSQDGRGVISVLAADKLMMNPRLYATFLLWLLSELFEELPEVGDPEKPRLVFFFDEAHLLFSEAPKVLLERVEQVVRLIRSKGVGVYFITQNPLDVPETVLAQLGNRVQHALRAYTPREQKAVKTAADTFRANPEFKTDEAITQLGTGEALVSTLEGKGAPSMVERTLIRPPAARIGPLTDDERRKILNTSPVAGQYDKDIDRESAFEILMARAEKAGKAPVPKRAEVEPEAAPAPREDSAAGRWSLPGFGNDEAEEEEAPRKKAGAGRAGYQRETVIEAAMKSAARSVASQVANQIGRALVRGILGSLKR; the protein is encoded by the coding sequence ATGGATGACGCGGGAAAACTTTTTCTGGGCGGCAGCCGCAAACCGGATGACACGCTGAAGAAGGCGGAATACCTGCATCTGAAGTTCGGCAACCGCCATGGTCTTGTGACCGGCGCCACGGGAACGGGCAAGACGGTGACGCTGCAGGTCATGGCCGAAGGGTTTTCCGCGGCGGGCGTTCCCGTCTTCTGTTCGGATATCAAGGGAGATCTGTCCGGCATCGCCGCCATGGGTGAGCCGAAAGATTTTTTGCTGAAGCGCGCCGAGCAGATCCAGTTCGCCGACTATGACAACGCCGCCTTCCCGACGATTTTCTGGGATCTCTATGGTGAAAAGGGCCATCGCGTTCGTACCACCATTGCGGAAATGGGGCCGCTGCTTCTGGCCCGCCTGATGGATGCGACGGAAGCGCAGGAAGGCGTCCTCAACATCGCCTTCAAGATCGCCGATGAGGGCGGTCTGCCGCTTCTGGACCTCAAGGATCTTCAGGCACTCCTCACCTATATGGGAGAGCATGCGGGCGAGATTTCGCAGCGTTACGGCTTCGTGTCCAAGGCATCGGTCGGCTCCCTCCAGCGTGGTCTGCTGGTGCTGGAACAACAGGGCGCAGAACACTTCTTCGGCGAACCGGCGCTGAAGATCACCGATATCATGCGCACCAGCCAGGATGGGCGCGGCGTCATTTCCGTGCTCGCCGCCGACAAGCTCATGATGAACCCGCGTCTCTACGCCACCTTCCTGCTCTGGCTGCTATCGGAACTGTTCGAGGAACTGCCGGAAGTGGGCGATCCGGAAAAGCCGCGTCTCGTCTTCTTCTTCGACGAGGCGCATCTTCTGTTCTCTGAAGCGCCGAAAGTACTGCTGGAACGGGTGGAGCAAGTGGTTCGCCTCATCCGTTCCAAGGGTGTGGGCGTTTATTTCATCACGCAGAACCCGCTCGATGTGCCGGAAACGGTTCTCGCCCAGCTCGGCAACCGCGTCCAACATGCACTGCGTGCCTATACGCCGCGCGAGCAGAAGGCGGTGAAAACGGCAGCCGATACCTTCCGCGCCAACCCGGAATTCAAGACGGATGAGGCCATCACCCAGCTTGGCACGGGTGAGGCGCTGGTCTCGACACTGGAAGGCAAGGGCGCACCCTCCATGGTAGAGCGCACGCTGATCCGCCCTCCGGCAGCCCGCATCGGACCGCTGACCGATGACGAGCGTCGCAAGATCCTGAACACCAGCCCTGTCGCCGGTCAGTACGACAAGGATATCGACCGCGAATCCGCCTTTGAAATTCTCATGGCGCGTGCTGAAAAGGCGGGCAAGGCACCGGTGCCAAAACGCGCGGAAGTGGAGCCGGAAGCGGCACCCGCACCGAGAGAAGATAGCGCCGCAGGCCGCTGGTCGCTTCCCGGCTTTGGCAATGATGAGGCAGAGGAAGAAGAAGCGCCGCGCAAGAAGGCAGGAGCAGGGCGAGCCGGCTATCAGCGCGAAACGGTCATCGAAGCAGCCATGAAAAGCGCTGCCCGTTCCGTGGCAAGCCAGGTGGCAAACCAGATCGGTCGGGCCCTGGTGCGCGGCATTCTGGGCAGTTTGAAGCGGTGA
- a CDS encoding HNH endonuclease signature motif containing protein: MARKHREKVPEWYKPPQEVICPICGRDIPEDQRDEHHLVPKSRGGRVTQTLHRICHRQIHALFSEVELETTYASAEALLSHPEMAKFAAWVARKPPGFFDGTRRSNRRKEKGQNRW, encoded by the coding sequence ATGGCCAGAAAGCACAGGGAAAAGGTTCCCGAATGGTACAAGCCGCCGCAGGAGGTGATCTGCCCGATCTGCGGCCGTGACATTCCCGAAGACCAGCGCGACGAGCATCACCTCGTGCCGAAAAGTCGTGGCGGGCGGGTTACCCAGACCTTGCACCGCATCTGCCACCGGCAGATCCATGCCCTGTTTTCTGAAGTCGAACTTGAAACTACCTATGCCAGTGCGGAAGCCCTGCTGTCCCACCCGGAAATGGCGAAATTCGCGGCGTGGGTCGCCAGGAAGCCACCCGGATTCTTCGATGGAACCCGCCGCAGCAATCGCCGCAAGGAAAAGGGTCAGAACCGCTGGTGA
- a CDS encoding calcium-binding protein — MHGSVYNDGLYGGEGNDTHYGYNGNDLLDGGNGVDILYGGDGNDSLNGGADDDTLYGEAGTDTLAGDGGNDIMYGGAGNDVFIGGAGNDQLWGGTGNDIFYGDQGADTIRGEAGDDRMWGGSGNDHYYFNGQGFDRINDGVTNTGAARTDGAFDTEDVLYVSYAANDLGLNRIGNDLVIFSNADAVDNILNSSVVIENFFLGSHYVVEVVATSSGAGPAYDLTGLLAA; from the coding sequence ATTCACGGAAGCGTCTATAATGACGGCCTCTATGGTGGTGAGGGCAATGACACACACTATGGTTACAACGGTAATGACCTGCTCGATGGCGGAAACGGGGTCGATATCCTCTATGGAGGCGATGGAAACGATTCCCTCAATGGCGGAGCGGACGATGATACATTGTACGGTGAAGCGGGCACCGATACGCTTGCGGGAGATGGCGGCAACGACATCATGTATGGTGGCGCTGGAAATGATGTCTTCATAGGCGGAGCTGGAAACGATCAGCTCTGGGGTGGCACTGGCAATGACATTTTTTATGGTGATCAAGGTGCCGATACCATTAGAGGCGAAGCTGGCGATGATCGGATGTGGGGCGGATCAGGGAATGACCATTACTACTTTAACGGACAAGGCTTCGACCGCATAAACGACGGCGTGACGAATACGGGAGCTGCTCGGACAGATGGAGCTTTTGACACGGAAGACGTCTTATACGTTAGCTACGCGGCTAACGACCTCGGTCTGAATAGGATCGGCAATGACCTCGTAATTTTCTCTAACGCAGACGCAGTTGATAATATCCTCAACAGCTCTGTAGTGATTGAAAACTTCTTCCTCGGGAGCCACTACGTTGTCGAAGTGGTGGCTACCTCAAGTGGCGCTGGTCCAGCATATGATTTGACAGGCCTACTGGCAGCTTAA
- a CDS encoding type II toxin-antitoxin system PemK/MazF family toxin, whose amino-acid sequence MNRGDIFIVSLDPTSGHEQQGTRPVLIVSPAAFNRLTRTPIVLPITSGGNFARVAGFTVSLMGVGTRTTGVIRCDQPRALDIGARHGRRVEAVPDAIMDEVLARLGTLIG is encoded by the coding sequence ATGAACCGCGGCGACATCTTCATCGTCTCGCTTGACCCGACATCGGGTCATGAGCAGCAGGGCACGCGTCCCGTGCTGATCGTCTCTCCCGCAGCCTTCAATCGACTGACGCGCACACCGATCGTATTGCCGATCACCAGCGGCGGAAACTTTGCACGCGTCGCAGGCTTTACGGTGTCCTTGATGGGTGTCGGCACGCGCACCACCGGTGTCATTCGGTGTGATCAGCCGCGTGCGTTAGACATCGGTGCGCGTCATGGTCGGCGTGTCGAAGCCGTTCCGGATGCAATCATGGATGAAGTTCTGGCACGGCTTGGCACCCTTATAGGCTGA
- a CDS encoding acyl carrier protein, whose translation MNETPNASIRAMVMNLLSERGIAEITGTEPLFSSGLLDSVAATEVLLALETDFGVDLSDEDFDITQIDTLASLEHFVGSRTPA comes from the coding sequence ATGAACGAGACGCCAAACGCATCCATTCGGGCAATGGTGATGAACCTTCTCAGCGAGCGGGGTATCGCCGAAATCACCGGCACTGAGCCCCTGTTTTCGTCGGGACTTCTGGATTCCGTGGCGGCGACGGAGGTTCTTCTGGCGCTGGAAACCGATTTCGGCGTCGATCTGTCGGATGAGGATTTCGACATCACCCAGATCGACACGCTGGCAAGCCTCGAACACTTCGTGGGCTCCCGGACGCCTGCATGA
- a CDS encoding ABC transporter substrate-binding protein produces the protein MFRNLMAGVAVSLLFANSSVFAAEDRVVDVVAPFEITGLDPAKSGDVFLRMAIVETLVEADAQGNPVPALARQWTVSEDGKTWTFTLQPNVRFHDGSALTAEAVASALNIARAKPGLLSKAPIEAITAEGEAVVKITLSKPFAPLLAFLAESRAQILAPASYAGADVKSIIGSGPFKLTKLEAPQSLAVERFDGYWGAKPEIEQARYLSVSRAETRALMAESGDADYVFNLDPASRTRLAKSDKVKLLSVSIPRSVLIKLNAGHAFLSDVKAREALSLAIDREGLATAILRYPAAATQLFPPSLGIWHDASLSPLSYDPEKAEGLLASLGWKKGPDGILVKDGKRFALTLTTYPDRPELPLLAAVLQEQWKEIGVEVTINSTNSSEIPARHQNGTLELGLMARNFALVPDPIGTMLSDYGPTGGDWGAMNWTNASFQQALDGLTRIADASQGETLRHQAVAAIQADLPVIPVAWYQQTVAVSPKLEKAAIDPFERTFGLETMRWGK, from the coding sequence ATGTTCAGAAACCTCATGGCAGGCGTTGCTGTCAGTCTTCTCTTTGCAAATTCATCGGTCTTCGCGGCGGAAGATCGCGTGGTGGATGTGGTTGCGCCCTTCGAGATCACCGGTCTCGATCCGGCAAAATCCGGTGATGTTTTCCTGCGCATGGCGATTGTGGAAACGCTGGTCGAGGCGGATGCGCAGGGCAATCCTGTCCCCGCACTGGCCAGGCAGTGGACTGTTTCGGAAGACGGCAAGACGTGGACCTTCACGCTTCAGCCGAATGTCCGCTTCCATGATGGGTCCGCGCTGACGGCAGAAGCGGTTGCCTCCGCGCTCAACATTGCCCGCGCCAAGCCGGGTCTTCTCAGCAAGGCGCCGATTGAGGCCATCACGGCAGAAGGCGAGGCGGTGGTGAAGATCACGCTTTCGAAGCCTTTCGCGCCGCTTCTGGCTTTCCTCGCCGAAAGCCGTGCCCAGATCCTCGCGCCCGCATCCTATGCTGGCGCTGATGTCAAATCCATCATCGGCAGCGGCCCCTTCAAGCTGACAAAGCTGGAAGCACCGCAAAGCCTCGCGGTCGAGCGCTTCGATGGCTATTGGGGCGCAAAGCCTGAGATCGAGCAGGCCCGCTATCTGTCCGTCAGCCGCGCTGAAACCCGCGCCCTGATGGCCGAAAGCGGTGACGCGGATTATGTCTTCAACCTCGATCCGGCCAGCCGTACCCGCCTTGCCAAGAGCGACAAGGTGAAGCTGCTTTCGGTGTCCATTCCCCGCAGCGTGCTGATCAAGCTCAATGCCGGCCATGCTTTCCTGAGCGATGTGAAGGCGCGCGAGGCTTTGAGCCTTGCCATAGATCGTGAAGGTCTCGCCACCGCCATCCTGCGTTATCCCGCAGCGGCCACGCAGCTTTTCCCGCCAAGCCTTGGCATCTGGCATGATGCATCCCTTTCTCCGCTCAGCTACGATCCGGAAAAGGCTGAGGGCCTGCTCGCCAGCCTTGGGTGGAAAAAGGGCCCCGATGGCATTCTGGTCAAGGATGGCAAGCGTTTCGCGCTGACCCTCACCACCTATCCGGATCGCCCCGAACTGCCTCTGCTGGCGGCGGTCCTGCAGGAGCAGTGGAAAGAAATCGGCGTCGAGGTGACGATCAATTCGACCAATTCCAGCGAAATCCCCGCCAGGCACCAGAACGGCACGCTGGAACTGGGGCTGATGGCGCGCAACTTCGCCCTCGTGCCGGATCCGATCGGCACCATGCTCTCCGATTACGGCCCGACGGGTGGCGATTGGGGCGCGATGAACTGGACGAACGCAAGCTTCCAGCAGGCGCTCGACGGGCTGACGCGCATTGCCGATGCCAGCCAAGGCGAGACGCTTCGTCATCAGGCGGTTGCGGCGATCCAGGCAGACCTGCCGGTCATCCCCGTTGCCTGGTATCAGCAGACAGTTGCCGTCTCGCCAAAGCTGGAGAAGGCTGCCATCGATCCGTTCGAGCGCACCTTCGGTCTTGAAACCATGCGGTGGGGCAAGTGA
- a CDS encoding ABC transporter permease, whose translation MILNRLLQAVLVAFTVGLLTFIMIRLLPGDVAYRIAAGRYGYDVVDSAAAAKVVAELDLDRPAIEAFGLWLYDLVRLDLGTSLVSGEPVWDELVMQLGHTLQLAVSAILLSLLIGPPLGILAGLNRGGFLDRGLMLVSTALRALPQFVVGLGLIVIFGLMLNLLPTAGHAHGSHLVLPAFTLALGLAAVSAQVARDAMAEVAQSQFYRFARTKGLPEWQVFRRHGLRNVAVPIVTYLGVQFIYLVEGVVVVETLFAWPGIGHALVHAIFGRDVPVIQGAALVMGLMFVVLNAAVDGFCYIIDPRRRDA comes from the coding sequence ATGATCCTAAACCGTCTGCTTCAGGCGGTTCTGGTTGCCTTCACGGTGGGGCTCCTGACCTTCATCATGATCCGGCTTCTGCCCGGCGATGTGGCGTATCGCATCGCCGCGGGGCGCTATGGCTATGATGTCGTGGATAGCGCGGCGGCAGCAAAAGTGGTTGCCGAACTGGATCTCGACAGACCTGCCATCGAGGCCTTCGGTCTGTGGCTCTATGATCTGGTGCGACTCGATCTCGGCACCTCGCTGGTCAGCGGGGAGCCGGTTTGGGATGAGCTTGTGATGCAGCTTGGCCATACGCTTCAACTGGCTGTCTCGGCCATTCTGCTATCGCTGTTGATCGGCCCGCCACTTGGCATTCTTGCCGGTCTCAATCGCGGCGGCTTTCTGGATCGCGGCCTGATGCTGGTATCGACTGCGTTGAGGGCTTTGCCGCAATTCGTGGTGGGTCTGGGGCTCATCGTCATCTTCGGGCTTATGCTCAACCTGTTGCCGACGGCTGGCCATGCCCATGGCAGCCATCTTGTCCTGCCAGCTTTCACGCTGGCGCTCGGGCTTGCGGCTGTGTCCGCTCAGGTGGCGCGGGATGCCATGGCAGAGGTGGCGCAATCGCAGTTCTACCGCTTTGCCCGTACCAAGGGCCTGCCGGAATGGCAGGTCTTTCGCCGCCATGGCCTGCGCAATGTGGCGGTGCCCATCGTCACCTATCTTGGTGTGCAGTTCATCTATCTGGTGGAAGGCGTCGTCGTGGTGGAAACCCTGTTTGCCTGGCCGGGCATTGGCCACGCGCTGGTGCATGCCATCTTCGGGCGCGATGTGCCTGTCATTCAGGGCGCCGCCCTGGTCATGGGCCTGATGTTCGTGGTTCTGAATGCGGCGGTCGACGGGTTTTGCTACATCATCGATCCGCGCCGGAGGGATGCATGA
- a CDS encoding MFS transporter, which yields MDQQSSHRTAPEDDEPTATGWRQILGAPYGLRLLAISAGIGLHAFNEVAIAPVLPIALEALGGIAFLPFVYAAFFAFVIVGGLSASPLRRRFGARLALSGAGVIYLVGIFIQFTALNAPMLLAGRVAQGLADGWIVALSYSLIADLFPPKLVPRIFAVEAVLWAAAAVLGPFAGGLTVEHVGWRAALAVSVPVVALFFIVMPFALPKEKRAETPVTPHRLIPPRLFTVSSTVGCGSWLLFLMMSAQSVSTVFLAYTLHHRLGLAPVKVGLVLITLSMSWSVAAIPIGGIDNLAMRQRIMRIGPLLQICGAALVSSGLYTLVLPLVLVGQVFNGVGFAMAFASASHAVIEDADPEHRMTTSALLPSLETSGFVFGSSVIGGLASLFGAQAQLSAQTPTSAIFYLWGASACLSGLAFFAAKGVTVKLRQD from the coding sequence ATGGATCAGCAATCCTCTCACCGAACAGCGCCTGAAGATGATGAGCCGACCGCTACCGGCTGGCGTCAGATTCTTGGTGCGCCTTACGGTCTGCGTCTGCTTGCCATTTCAGCCGGTATCGGCCTGCACGCCTTCAACGAGGTGGCGATTGCCCCGGTTCTGCCCATTGCACTGGAGGCGCTGGGCGGCATTGCCTTCCTGCCATTTGTCTATGCGGCCTTCTTTGCCTTTGTGATTGTCGGCGGGTTGTCAGCCTCGCCATTGCGGCGACGGTTCGGCGCGCGCCTGGCGCTCTCCGGGGCAGGGGTCATCTATCTGGTGGGAATCTTCATCCAGTTCACCGCCCTCAATGCGCCCATGCTGCTGGCGGGTCGTGTCGCGCAGGGGCTGGCCGATGGCTGGATTGTCGCTCTGTCCTATTCGCTGATTGCCGATCTCTTTCCGCCAAAACTTGTGCCACGCATCTTTGCCGTGGAGGCCGTGCTCTGGGCCGCAGCCGCCGTGCTGGGGCCGTTCGCGGGTGGGCTGACGGTAGAGCATGTGGGTTGGCGCGCAGCGCTGGCGGTCAGTGTTCCGGTTGTTGCCCTGTTCTTCATCGTCATGCCCTTTGCCCTGCCGAAGGAGAAACGCGCCGAGACGCCCGTGACGCCGCACAGGCTCATCCCGCCGCGCCTGTTCACCGTCTCGTCCACGGTCGGCTGCGGCAGCTGGCTGCTGTTTCTGATGATGAGCGCGCAAAGCGTCTCCACCGTATTCCTCGCCTATACGCTGCATCACCGGCTGGGGCTTGCTCCGGTCAAGGTCGGGCTGGTTCTCATCACGCTGTCGATGAGCTGGAGCGTGGCGGCCATACCCATCGGCGGGATCGACAATCTGGCCATGCGCCAGCGCATCATGCGCATTGGTCCGCTTTTGCAGATCTGTGGCGCGGCCCTCGTCTCGAGCGGGCTTTACACGCTCGTCCTGCCTTTGGTTCTCGTCGGTCAGGTGTTCAACGGCGTAGGCTTTGCCATGGCTTTTGCCAGTGCCAGCCATGCCGTCATCGAAGATGCGGATCCCGAACACCGCATGACGACAAGTGCCCTTCTGCCCTCGCTGGAAACCAGCGGCTTCGTCTTCGGCTCCAGCGTCATCGGCGGGCTGGCATCCCTGTTTGGCGCGCAGGCCCAGCTTTCGGCACAGACCCCGACATCTGCGATCTTCTATCTCTGGGGTGCGTCCGCCTGTCTTTCGGGACTGGCCTTCTTTGCGGCCAAGGGCGTGACGGTGAAGCTGCGCCAGGACTGA
- a CDS encoding ABC transporter permease: MSSLVSTQTPALRFSLRKSLGLFILAGLVVFACLPLIIGGADPLKQSLRLSLQPPSSAAWFGYDHLGRSMAARLAAALRLSLGLALLSVVTAMVPGILLGVLAAWRGGFIDRAIGAVSESLLALPGLLLVLMLTAIVPDNPAMLYLGISLVLWIEYFRVTRALARPILNSPAVEASRLLGFGPLYILKRHVWPEISAILLRLGAFGAASAIMAIAALGFVSVGVRPPTPELGLMMIELLPYYEEAPHALLQPIAVIFLMVLALQLLAGRQDSGKETA; the protein is encoded by the coding sequence ATGAGCAGTCTCGTTTCCACGCAAACTCCCGCCTTGCGGTTCTCCCTGCGCAAGTCGCTTGGCCTCTTCATACTCGCAGGTCTCGTGGTCTTTGCTTGCTTGCCGTTGATCATTGGCGGCGCCGATCCGCTGAAGCAGAGCCTGCGGCTTTCGCTACAGCCGCCATCCTCTGCCGCATGGTTCGGTTACGATCATCTGGGCCGCTCCATGGCTGCACGGCTGGCTGCGGCCTTGCGTCTATCGCTGGGGCTGGCGCTGCTTTCGGTCGTCACGGCCATGGTGCCGGGCATCCTGCTTGGCGTTCTGGCAGCATGGCGCGGCGGCTTCATTGATCGAGCCATCGGTGCCGTGTCGGAATCGCTTCTGGCATTGCCCGGCCTTCTGCTTGTCCTGATGCTCACGGCCATCGTGCCGGATAATCCGGCCATGCTTTACCTTGGCATTTCGCTGGTGCTGTGGATCGAATATTTCCGCGTGACGAGGGCACTGGCACGTCCCATCCTCAATTCACCTGCGGTGGAAGCCTCGCGCCTTCTGGGCTTCGGTCCGCTCTATATTCTCAAGCGACATGTCTGGCCGGAAATCTCGGCTATCCTCCTGCGGCTCGGTGCATTCGGTGCTGCTTCCGCGATCATGGCCATTGCCGCACTTGGTTTCGTCAGCGTCGGCGTTCGTCCGCCCACGCCTGAACTCGGGCTCATGATGATCGAGCTTCTGCCTTACTATGAGGAAGCACCGCATGCGCTGCTGCAGCCCATCGCCGTGATTTTCCTGATGGTTCTGGCCCTGCAATTGCTGGCGGGCAGGCAAGATTCCGGAAAGGAAACGGCATGA
- a CDS encoding AbrB/MazE/SpoVT family DNA-binding domain-containing protein codes for MYTTSLRKVGGSIMLAVPPALLDTLHLTSGAKVGLLIEDGRLIVEPAAKPNYTLEELLAQCDPEAAPPAEDREWLDAEPVGNELL; via the coding sequence ATGTATACGACCAGTCTTCGTAAGGTGGGCGGCTCAATAATGCTGGCGGTGCCGCCTGCATTATTGGATACGCTCCATCTGACCTCCGGAGCGAAAGTAGGACTGTTGATTGAAGACGGGCGGTTGATTGTGGAACCCGCCGCGAAGCCAAACTATACGTTGGAAGAGCTTCTGGCGCAGTGTGATCCTGAAGCGGCTCCTCCTGCGGAAGACAGAGAATGGCTTGATGCCGAACCCGTGGGCAACGAGTTGCTCTGA